Proteins from a genomic interval of Brevinematia bacterium:
- a CDS encoding OmpA family protein, whose product MRYIINLVCILLLGGIFENLYAHFLSFKFSTNNIYRLKVYTKQDIYVDDVFFRTVEGMSKITIQPYEYRKVDGEDYLLVKYLFYYMNRKKADEEYKLAKVEEIDILISPLGNVKLLQPSYLPPRRGIPSFVNSPVAKGMKWQAVGEDVFTEKDEIVEVKSIVNYVVEDVVMKEGKPFVIFDASYNFTFGNPSGKYIKDIKLTSSTKYNWDVFEGIFSEYREIFDITKTYMPNYPYSSTKHQGTSIGTMEIVPINIAKQFKLAREIEKISPEVQVSPPENNEIKVRISDILFDVGSYSIKPSYREMLENLAKVLKQYSEVDVVIEGHTDNTGTREYNLTLSENRARSVANVLIQSGIKPDKVSYRGYGPDKPIVPNTSDENRAKNRRVEIKLIWGK is encoded by the coding sequence ATGAGATATATAATTAACTTGGTTTGCATCCTCCTATTAGGAGGAATTTTTGAAAATCTCTATGCACATTTTCTTTCATTCAAATTTTCTACCAACAACATCTACAGACTAAAAGTCTACACAAAGCAAGATATCTACGTAGACGATGTATTTTTCAGAACAGTTGAAGGAATGTCCAAGATAACCATCCAACCTTATGAGTATAGGAAAGTAGATGGTGAGGATTATCTTCTAGTGAAATACCTATTCTACTACATGAACAGAAAGAAAGCAGATGAGGAGTATAAACTAGCAAAGGTTGAAGAAATTGATATTCTAATCAGCCCCTTAGGGAATGTAAAATTACTTCAACCTTCTTACCTACCACCAAGAAGAGGAATTCCATCCTTTGTAAATTCACCAGTAGCAAAAGGGATGAAATGGCAAGCAGTTGGCGAAGACGTTTTTACAGAGAAAGATGAAATAGTTGAGGTTAAAAGCATAGTCAACTATGTAGTTGAAGACGTAGTTATGAAGGAGGGTAAACCATTTGTAATCTTTGATGCAAGCTACAACTTCACATTTGGTAACCCCAGTGGTAAATATATAAAAGACATAAAGCTTACATCCTCAACCAAATACAACTGGGACGTTTTTGAGGGTATTTTCTCCGAGTATCGTGAGATCTTTGATATAACCAAAACTTACATGCCAAACTATCCTTATAGCTCCACCAAGCACCAAGGAACTTCAATTGGAACAATGGAAATTGTGCCAATAAACATTGCCAAACAGTTTAAGCTTGCTAGAGAAATAGAGAAAATTAGCCCTGAAGTCCAAGTCTCACCCCCCGAAAACAACGAAATAAAAGTCAGAATATCAGACATACTATTTGATGTGGGAAGTTATAGTATAAAACCTAGTTATAGAGAGATGCTTGAAAACTTAGCAAAAGTTCTAAAGCAATACAGCGAAGTAGACGTTGTCATAGAAGGACATACGGACAATACTGGAACTAGAGAATATAACTTAACTCTCTCTGAAAATAGAGCTAGATCAGTAGCAAATGTTTTAATCCAGAGCGGAATAAAGCCTGATAAAGTTTCATACCGTGGCTATGGGCCAGATAAGCCTATTGTTCCCAACACTTCCGACGAAAACAGGGCTAAAAACAGAAGAGTTGAAATAAAGCTCATTTGGGGAAAATAG
- a CDS encoding glycogen/starch synthase — protein MFGKRSAPKEPKILNIAFISDHINYFTTNWYELFNFETYFLCKLSNTLQELGHNITVILPFHKSLENSKKFKELKFLRSEEVIIPERDSREEKKAEVMLYNCGAINLAFIKETSLSDREGFISDPSNSMLYPDNLSRFSVFARCSLESLKAIPFRPDVVHIVGKWASISAIYIKTLYRYDNFFRKSKVIFTISSIDDIPVFVVDQYPSLGLDWNYYRYEYLEFYGKVNVVKGAIVFSDTTTFCSNSYIEEIKKEESGKGLEGVIIQKANEGKIKSVLPGVSSELSPKEDKELLKIGANYSKEDTKNKKKVKSLICKKHKLNEGNILFLFIGDFKENTGISFIYEIFSDLLPKREVSLIIIGKGEGFRETAIGELVDKNKDKAVWLKEIKIDEITSYIAGADVILIPSISEPSSILPAVSMLYGTLPLVRGVGILNDLVRDKINGFKFYEYLPSEFRNKLTEVIEMYYKNPKRWTKLVDTAMKSEFSWYNSAKTYVEEIYSDTRK, from the coding sequence ATGTTTGGTAAAAGATCAGCACCAAAAGAACCTAAGATCCTAAATATCGCCTTTATCTCAGATCACATAAACTATTTCACAACTAACTGGTATGAATTATTTAACTTTGAAACATACTTTCTCTGCAAGCTCTCAAACACACTCCAGGAGTTAGGACATAATATTACAGTAATTCTTCCTTTTCACAAAAGCCTGGAAAACAGCAAAAAGTTCAAAGAATTGAAGTTTCTAAGATCAGAAGAGGTGATAATACCAGAAAGAGACAGTAGAGAAGAGAAAAAAGCCGAGGTAATGCTTTACAATTGTGGTGCAATAAACTTAGCTTTCATCAAAGAAACATCTCTTTCCGACAGAGAAGGTTTTATAAGTGATCCGAGTAATTCAATGCTCTATCCTGATAATTTATCCAGATTCTCAGTTTTTGCAAGATGTTCTCTGGAATCATTAAAGGCCATTCCCTTTAGACCCGATGTAGTTCACATTGTTGGCAAGTGGGCTAGTATCTCTGCAATATACATAAAAACACTATACAGATACGACAACTTTTTCAGAAAATCCAAGGTAATCTTCACCATATCCTCCATTGATGATATACCTGTGTTCGTGGTGGATCAATATCCATCCCTAGGATTAGACTGGAACTACTACAGGTACGAATATCTAGAGTTTTATGGAAAGGTCAATGTAGTTAAAGGTGCAATAGTATTCAGTGACACCACAACATTCTGTAGTAACTCCTACATAGAGGAAATCAAGAAAGAGGAGAGTGGAAAAGGACTTGAAGGTGTCATAATACAAAAAGCTAACGAAGGCAAGATCAAATCAGTTCTCCCAGGTGTAAGTAGTGAGCTTTCACCAAAAGAAGATAAAGAATTGCTCAAGATCGGTGCTAACTACTCAAAAGAAGATACAAAAAATAAGAAAAAGGTAAAATCCTTAATCTGCAAAAAACATAAGTTGAACGAGGGAAATATTCTGTTTCTATTCATTGGGGATTTCAAGGAAAACACCGGAATTTCGTTCATATACGAAATATTTAGCGATCTACTTCCAAAAAGAGAAGTTTCCCTCATCATAATAGGAAAAGGTGAAGGATTTAGAGAAACAGCTATAGGTGAACTAGTAGACAAGAATAAGGATAAGGCTGTGTGGCTAAAAGAAATCAAAATAGATGAGATTACATCGTACATAGCAGGCGCAGACGTAATTCTTATTCCATCCATTTCAGAACCTAGTAGCATTCTACCCGCAGTTTCTATGCTCTATGGAACACTACCATTGGTCAGAGGCGTAGGTATCCTAAATGACTTAGTAAGAGATAAGATAAATGGATTTAAGTTCTACGAATACTTACCAAGCGAATTTAGAAACAAACTCACCGAAGTAATAGAGATGTATTACAAAAACCCAAAAAGATGGACAAAACTAGTAGACACTGCCATGAAGTCAGAGTTTTCATGGTACAATTCCGCAAAGACTTATGTTGAAGAAATCTACTCAGACACTAGGAAATAA
- a CDS encoding carbon starvation protein A: protein MIWIFLGSIVVFGIGYFIYASYLSKVVGIDRNNPVPSVERRDGVDYVPTNRFILFGHHFASIAGAGPILGPLIAISMYGWGPVLLWVLLGGVFFGAVHDFLSLVVSVKNQGRSIFDVSKEMISKFASLFMLIFVFFALIIVISVFSAYTAVTFVFEPKIVLPTFSILVTALLLSLLIYRLKWRIVFSTFIGLVLVLGSVFVSFNYNIGIVLPFDAKTSTVVWIFILLAYSFLASVLPVNVLLQPRDYVNSYILFAGMLFGVVGILTFGIFGNPDIKIPFFQVSDVARDPATGLLEPLWPILFITVACGAISGFHSLVASGTTSKQLANEKDAKFVGYGGMVAESFLSLIVIISIIFFLPFDELVSFVKDGKAIPAFGKAFGSLSGSILGGWGLAFAVLMINGFMLTTLDTATRISRFLFEEIYHTVVKRSISKYISTFIIVLASGGLALSGAYVAIWKLFGTANQLVAALTLVVLSVYLLKRGKSSIFTLVPAIFMILTTLGALAFYFYKYAFVSFNLSLLVVDTVLILVAVVAYTGIAISLIRGKVSRK, encoded by the coding sequence ATGATATGGATTTTCTTGGGGTCCATTGTTGTTTTTGGGATTGGGTATTTTATCTATGCTAGTTACTTGAGCAAAGTTGTAGGAATTGATAGGAACAATCCTGTTCCTTCGGTTGAGAGAAGGGATGGTGTTGATTATGTTCCTACTAATAGGTTTATACTTTTTGGACATCATTTTGCTTCAATCGCTGGAGCGGGGCCTATATTAGGTCCACTTATTGCAATAAGCATGTATGGGTGGGGACCTGTTTTGCTTTGGGTTCTTCTGGGAGGTGTATTTTTCGGGGCTGTTCACGATTTTTTGTCTCTGGTTGTTTCTGTTAAGAATCAGGGTAGGTCTATATTTGATGTATCTAAGGAGATGATAAGTAAGTTTGCTAGTTTGTTTATGTTAATTTTTGTGTTTTTTGCATTGATCATTGTGATTTCAGTTTTCTCTGCTTATACTGCGGTGACTTTTGTTTTTGAACCTAAAATAGTTCTACCTACCTTTAGTATTCTAGTTACGGCATTACTTCTAAGTTTGTTGATTTATAGGTTGAAGTGGAGAATCGTATTTTCAACTTTTATTGGTCTTGTTTTAGTTTTGGGAAGTGTTTTTGTTTCTTTTAATTACAATATTGGTATAGTTTTACCCTTTGATGCTAAAACTTCAACCGTTGTTTGGATTTTTATACTTCTTGCTTATTCTTTTCTTGCATCGGTTTTGCCAGTTAATGTGCTTTTGCAACCTAGAGACTACGTTAACTCTTACATACTTTTTGCAGGGATGCTATTTGGTGTGGTGGGGATATTGACTTTTGGGATTTTTGGAAATCCTGATATAAAGATTCCATTTTTTCAGGTGTCGGATGTTGCTAGGGACCCGGCTACGGGACTTTTGGAACCTCTGTGGCCTATCCTTTTTATAACGGTTGCATGCGGAGCTATTTCAGGGTTTCACTCCTTGGTGGCCTCTGGGACAACTTCAAAGCAGTTGGCTAACGAAAAGGATGCTAAATTTGTTGGCTATGGTGGTATGGTGGCGGAAAGCTTCCTTTCACTTATTGTCATAATTTCTATTATTTTCTTCTTGCCGTTTGATGAGCTTGTATCGTTTGTGAAGGATGGTAAAGCTATTCCTGCATTTGGCAAAGCGTTTGGTTCTCTTTCTGGAAGCATCTTAGGGGGATGGGGACTTGCTTTTGCTGTGCTTATGATAAATGGGTTTATGCTTACAACTCTTGACACTGCTACAAGAATATCTAGATTCCTTTTTGAAGAAATATACCATACTGTTGTTAAGAGGAGTATCAGTAAGTATATCTCTACTTTCATAATTGTTCTGGCTTCTGGAGGTTTGGCGTTAAGTGGTGCTTATGTTGCTATATGGAAATTATTTGGTACAGCTAACCAGTTAGTAGCAGCGTTGACACTTGTAGTATTGAGTGTCTACCTTCTTAAGAGAGGAAAAAGTAGCATATTTACTCTTGTGCCTGCTATATTTA